A genome region from Penaeus monodon isolate SGIC_2016 chromosome 14, NSTDA_Pmon_1, whole genome shotgun sequence includes the following:
- the LOC119580730 gene encoding serine/threonine-protein kinase Pkn1-like yields the protein MGILPRHLGKGGYGTALLNDHKDLVMKYTETLHTFRSFIVEAKTVALFCEYHGVQRLVGVCLEKMCLVTKYAGQSLDAHVVGRMHTEHRISVVKQVCNILQSLHKHGFAHNDINPANVCVRMGAEGPRVTVIDFGLTMVAGTLPRLGIQWNERVCYAPEICGREKAGSCGSLSDAYAVGKLLLFLFRGNQMPQLLKCWFAKSQDMRPRERQGLGSLLEALEQERIRCCY from the coding sequence ATGGGCATACTGCCCAGGCATCTGGGCAAGGGCGGCTACGGCACCGCGCTCCTCAATGACCACAAGGACCTCGTGATGAAGTACACGGAGACCCTGCACACATTCCGAAGCTTCATCGTGGAGGCGAAGACGGTGGCGCTGTTTTGCGAGTACCACGGAGTCCAGCGCCTCGTGGGCGTGTGTCTGGAGAAGATGTGTCTCGTGACCAAGTACGCCGGCCAGAGCCTCGACGCCCACGTGGTCGGCCGCATGCACACGGAGCACAGGATATCTGTTGTGAAGCAGGTATGCAACATCTTGCAAAGCTTGCACAAGCATGGCTTTGCTCACAACGACATCAACCCAGCCAACGTGTGCGTGCGGATGGGCGCGGAGGGACCCCGGGTGACCGTGATTGACTTCGGTCTGACCATGGTGGCCGGGACGCTGCCGAGGCTGGGGATCCAGTGGAACGAGCGTGTGTGCTACGCCCCCGAGATCTgcgggagagagaaggcgggCTCGTGCGGCAGCCTCTCCGACGCGTACGCCGTGGGCAAGCTGCTGCTGTTCCTATTCAGGGGGAACCAGATGCCGCAGCTGCTCAAGTGCTGGTTCGCCAAGAGCCAGGACATGAGGCCGAGGGAGCGCCAGGGCCTGGGCTCGCTGCTGGAGGCCCTTGAGCAGGAGAGGATCCGATGCTGCTACTGA